Genomic segment of Oncorhynchus nerka isolate Pitt River linkage group LG10, Oner_Uvic_2.0, whole genome shotgun sequence:
aggtctagaaggatgagagcagaggagagagagttagctttagcagtgcggagcgcctccgtgatacagagaagagcagtctcagttgaatgactagtcttgaaacctgactgatttggatcaagaaggtcattctgagagagatagcgggagagctggccaaggacggcacgttcaagagttttggagagaaaagaaagaagggatactggtctgtagttgttgacatcggagggatcgagtgtaggttttttcagaaggggtgcaactctcgctctcttgaagacggaagggacgtagccagcggtcagggatgagttgatgagcgaggtgaggtaagggagaaggttcCTTAAAGAACTGCCCATTATTAAATTGGTGAAATTTCAAATGACATTTTTATCTATTTATTAATTTAGCTACTTTGTCTAAGGTGTGTCATGActttggcctgggggtaggtttaagacagtaataaatacctctttccccctttttcctctctctaccctactaatgtgacattagaaaaccccttggttaacatagagattctgggaacatcagaaggtggggagaaatgaactatattctggtaatccgaccaattgaacatatgcggtggtacttaatgaatatgatgtcagttcggttgtcatctgagacattctcatcaatgataagatgacaaactctacagtggaaagtctgcacattgtagttatcggagtcacatggaattgttgttcaatttaaatgtttgaatataaaatgaTTGGTGAAgagatgaaatgtaattttagcttccaaatgagagttttgggttttcataaggttagggctctgctcaatcagtggcttgcccctgtgaagagacatgggttataaaacttttcaaacacaccgttctcgctccactatataaagccttgatgaaactgtaacctcctgttccaagtACGTGAGGTCTGCAGCCTCTGCGTTAAAAGGGCAAATAACTATCTGTTCCGAGGATGGTGCAATTGGTGCATTACTTAAGTCAACTGTTAAATCTCATTGCAAATGTTTGCACAACATACTGTTTCGGTGATATTTTACACAGAAAATTGCCTGGGCAATGAGCAAAAAAACAACGATTTTATGTTTGACGGCCAAATGATCTGTTGAAAGGTTCTAATACCGGGGCTGCTGAAGTAACCCCAGTACTGATATGTTTTCAGAACACTGAGTCATGTCTGACTCGGAGACCATCGAGCTAGCCGCTCTGGGCCGACCCTTCCAGCTGGGGATGCTGTATGACTGTCGTAGTGATGTCCTCATCCCAGGTACAGGAAACTATTCCTCTTTGGTTTGGAGGTAATCAATATGCATCATCTTAAATTCATTGACAGTGTTTCCACCATTGAGTTGGATAGAGGGCACACTGTTCCAACACGGGGAACACCATTGAGGGCtttcaccattttaaagtagttttTATGGATTTAGGAACAATCAACAGGAGGGGTCAGCCAATGAATTGCACTTCTGAACAGACATTCCATAACTGCAGATGtcagtaaatcaccaaccttggctttatacctgttcagactATACTGTAACACTCCACACAGTAAGTGGTGGTATACACCTTCACAGTTTATTTACTAACTGATAATACATTAGTAGAAGTTGAAGAAGACATTGGGGCCATAATTGTGAACATAAGCAACCATTTAAATTGAAACAGTTTCTCCAGTTTCTCCAGCTCAAAATGCGTCTCAGCTAATTAAAATAGTTGATTTACTTGCACGTGACAGAATGCTAAATTGTAGCTGGTCCCATCAGATAGCATGGCATAAGTTAGCGCTATGCTAACATCACTAGGTGGCAGGGATTTATATTCTGTCCGATCCATCTCGAGGACCCAGATTGAATTATGTAATCCTTCCTTAACCCAAAGGAAGTATCtcccagttgactacttcaaaTGGTGAGTCCTGAATGGagctgcccatgctaaaacaggctttTGGGCACTAAATGAGGCTGTCACAGAATCTGCCATTGCAGAGAGAGATGAGCTTTCTGATACATCTCTATGGTTACCACAGAGTAAGTAAAGCTAGAGGACGCACTTGGGACAAAAGACTGATTGTTTGCAGGTTGTTTTTGAAGTGTTCCTATAGTAGTAATGCTGTCAATGGCAAAGATGGCACTTTCTTAATGATTGTATGTGGCACCATTTGTCCCTGTAGGGGAACATTCTAGATAGAACTCTTTCTGATTCCAAATAGCACCTTTTATTTGGAACAAAGGTTCTATTGGACCTGAAAGAAGCTCCAGATAGAACCCCTTTCCAGACTGGTTCAAATGGTGCTCCAGAGCATTCTTTACTTCTGAGGGTAGGAGGTGTAGGTTTTCTAACTATGGGTTGACACCTAGAATATTTACTTTGAGTTCAATATGTGCACCATAAATTTCCAATAAATGTTCTTTGGTCATTCTCTTTAAACTGCAGGTATCACTCTCTGGGATTCTGAGATGCTTCAGAAACACATCAACGTCTGTCCACAACCGAACACCGACTTCAAAATCATTGCTTCAGACTCAAGTGAAGCCAAGTCAGAAGCTTTGAATGTGTCTGCATCTCTTGAGGCCAGTTTTCTTGGTGGCTTAGTCAGTGTGAAGGGTTCTGCTGAATTCCTACATGACAAAAAGACCTCAAAGCGTCAGTCTAGGGTTTCTCTGCAGTACCGTAACACCACTCGCTTCGAGCAGTTGACCATGGACCACCTGGGGGCAGGAAATGTGAAACACTGTAATGTCTTCCAAGAGGGCTCTTCAACCCATGTGGTGACTGCCCTGCACTACGGAGCCCAGGCCTTCTTCGTTTTTGACCAAGAGGTTTCATCAGGAGAAAACCACCAGGACATCCAGGGAAACCTGCAGGCCACAATAAAAAAGATCCCTCTCCTGTCAATAGAAGGGCAGGGAAATTTGAAGATGagtgaggaagagaagagagagaccaaTAAATTCAACTGTACCTTCCATGGTGATTTTTCACTAGAAAACAACCCCGTCACATTTGAAGATGCCATTAAGGTGTATGCTGGCCTGTCACGTCTGCTAGGGGAGAACGGAGAACATGCTGTGCCCATGACTGTCTGGCTTTATCCTCTCAAGAACCTGGACTCTGCAGCTGCCCAGCTAGTCAGGCAGATCAGTGTTAGCCTGGTGCGTCGCGCACAGCAAATCTTGGACGGACTGGACAATACTGATGTACAATGCAAGGACATGATGAAGGAAGATATGGCTATCAAGTTCCCTGAACTCAAAGCCAAGGTCAACAAGTTCAGGGACATGTGCTCAGAGTACAAGCTGGTGTTCCAGAAAGGTCTCTGTAAGGTTCTTCCCAAaataagaggaggaggaatggaggaggaagagCTGATCAAAATGCTCAACAGCAAAGAACGTTCTCCATTCCAGAATGACCTCATGATCACGTACctggacgacagagagagagagatgaatgttGTCAGCTCTTACGTTGACATAATGAAAGAGGTACAAGTTGTGTACACAAGCAGTGAATTGGATGGAATAGTGCTTGATAAAGCTAATGATTATGTAGTGTGTTTTGCATTATCCTTT
This window contains:
- the LOC115116649 gene encoding stonustoxin subunit alpha-like produces the protein MSDSETIELAALGRPFQLGMLYDCRSDVLIPGITLWDSEMLQKHINVCPQPNTDFKIIASDSSEAKSEALNVSASLEASFLGGLVSVKGSAEFLHDKKTSKRQSRVSLQYRNTTRFEQLTMDHLGAGNVKHCNVFQEGSSTHVVTALHYGAQAFFVFDQEVSSGENHQDIQGNLQATIKKIPLLSIEGQGNLKMSEEEKRETNKFNCTFHGDFSLENNPVTFEDAIKVYAGLSRLLGENGEHAVPMTVWLYPLKNLDSAAAQLVRQISVSLVRRAQQILDGLDNTDVQCKDMMKEDMAIKFPELKAKVNKFRDMCSEYKLVFQKGLCKVLPKIRGGGMEEEELIKMLNSKERSPFQNDLMITYLDDREREMNVVSSYVDIMKEVQVVYTSSELDGIVLDKANDYVVCFALSF